A window from Rhinolophus sinicus isolate RSC01 linkage group LG18, ASM3656204v1, whole genome shotgun sequence encodes these proteins:
- the MAPK3 gene encoding mitogen-activated protein kinase 3, with the protein MAAAAAQGGGGGEPRGADGVGPGVPGEVEIVKGQPFDVGPRYSQLQYIGEGAYGMVSSAFDHVRKTRVAIKKISPFEHQTYCQRTLREIQILLRFRHENVIGIRDILRAPTLEAMRDVYIVQDLMETDLYKLLKSQQLSNDHVCYFLYQILRGLKYIHSANVLHRDLKPSNLLINTTCDLKICDFGLARIADPEHDHTGFLTEYVATRWYRAPEIMLNSKGYTKSIDIWSVGCILAEMLSNRPIFPGKHYLDQLNHILGILGSPSQEDLNCIINMKARNYLQSLPSKTKVAWAKLFPKSDSKALDLLDRMLTFNPNKRITVEEALAHPYLEQYYDPTDEPVAEEPFTFDMELDDLPKERLKELIFQETARFQPGVLEAP; encoded by the exons atggcggcggcggcggctcaagggggcgggggcggggagccCCGGGGAGCTGATGGGGTCGGCCCGGGGGTCCCGGGGGAAGTGGAGATAGTGAAGGGGCAGCCGTTCGACGTGGGCCCGCGCTACTCGCAACTGCAGTACATCGGCGAGGGCGCCTATGGCATGGTCAG CTCAGCTTTCGACCACGTGCGCAAGACACGCGTGGCCATCAAGAAAATCAGCCCCTTTGAGCATCAGACCTACTGCCAGCGCACACTGCGGGAGATCCAGATATTGCTGCGCTTCCGCCATGAGAATGTCATCGGCATCCGGGACATTCTTCGGGCACCCACCCTGGAAGCCATGAGGGACGT CTACATCGTGCAGGACCTCATGGAGACAGACCTGTACAAGTTGCTCAAAAGCCAGCAGCTGAGCAACGACCACGTCTGCTACTTTCTGTACCAGATCCTGCGGGGCCTCAAGTACATCCACTCAGCCAACGTGCTCCACCGGGATTTAAAGCCCTCCAACCTGCTTATCAACACCACCTGCGACCTTAAG ATCTGTGATTTTGGCCTGGCCCGCATCGCCGACCCTGAGCACGACCACACCGGATTCCTGACGGAATATGTGGCCACACGCTGGTACCGGGCCCCAGAGATCATGCTTAACTCCAAG ggcTATACCAAGTCCATTGATATCTGGTCTGTGGGCTGCATTCTGGCAGAGATGCTCTCCAACCGGCCCATCTTCCCTGGCAAGCACTACCTGGACCAGCTCAATCATATTCTGG GTATCCTGGGCTCCCCCTCCCAGGAGGACCTGAATTGTATCATCAACATGAAGGCCCGAAACTACCTACAGTCTCTGCCCTCCAAGACCAAGGTGGCCTGGGCCAAGCTTTTTCCCAAGTCGGACTCCAAAG CCCTTGACCTGCTGGACCGGATGTTGACCTTTAACCCCAATAAACGGATCACAGTGGAAGAAGCCCTGGCTCACCCCTACCTGGAGCAGTACTATGACCCAACGGATGAG CCAGTGGCCGAGGAGCCTTTCACCTTCGACATGGAGCTGGATGACCTACCCAAGGAGCGGCTGAAGGAGCTCATCTTCCAGGAGACAGCCCGCTTCCAGCCTGGGGTGCTGGAGGCCCCCTAA
- the GDPD3 gene encoding lysophospholipase D GDPD3 isoform X3, whose translation MSPLLYYAVPALGSYVMLSIFFLRRPRLLHTPCAPAFYARLVAHRGGSGEKLENTMEAIENSIAQRANLLELDCQLTRDGVVVVSHDDNLSRQSGVDKDVGSLDFEELPLYKEELEVYFSPGHFAHGSDRHMVRLEDMFQRFPRTPMSVEVKVENDKLIQEIASLVRRFGRSEITIWASEKNSVMKKCKAANPEMPRSFTISRGIWLILLYYLGLLPFIPISEKFLLCFMPTIINRWYSGALMKSRILKWPTAWGPAAS comes from the exons ATGAGCCCCCTGCTGTACTACGCCGTGCCCGCCCTGGGCAGCTACGTCATGCTGTCCATCTTCTTCCTGCGCCGGCCTCGCCTGCTGCACACACCCTGCGCTCCAGCCTTCTATGCCCGCCTGGTGGCCCACCGGGGAG GATCTGGGGAGAAGCTGGAGAACACCATGGAAGCCATAGAGAA CTCCATAGCTCAGCGAGCCAACCtcctggagctggactgccaACTGACACGGGACGGTGTGGTGGTGGTGTCCCACGACGACAACCTGTCCCGCCAATCAGGCGTGGACAAGGATGTGGGCAGCCTGGACTTTGAG GAGCTGCCCCTCTACAAGGAAGAGCTGGAAGTTTACTTCTCACCTG GCCACTTCGCTCACGGGTCAGACCGGCACATGGTGCGTCTGGAGGATATGTTCCAGAGGTTCCCCCGGACGCCCATGAGTGTGGAGGTCAAAGTGGAGAACGATAAGCTCATTCAGGAG atAGCCAGCCTGGTGAGGCGCTTTGGCCGCAGTGAAATCACTATCTGGGCCTCGGAGAAGAACTCAGTCATGAAGAAATGCAAGGCAGCT aaCCCGGAGATGCCACGCTCCTTCACGATAAGCCGAGGAATCTGGCTGATTCTGCTCTATTACTTGGGCCTGCTGCCCTTCATCCCAATCTCTGAGAAGTTTCTCTTGTGTTTCATGCCCACCATCATCAACAG